The nucleotide sequence AAAATTGTGACTATATAGCATGCACTACTATATTATCAGTTATTCATCTTTCTTTTTTTgtaattaaacaaaattaaacagGATGTACTACTAGTTCTCGATGTTCATGCAGCTATTGCAAAAGATCCTCAGCACTTTCGGTAGATTGTTGTTTTTCAGGTGGAGAAATTTCGGATAGACAATTCTCTTTTGGAGAAGTATGCTtttttcttgttcaaaaatttaATCTTTATTTATGCAGTTTCACTAAAATTAtgtatttgcttttatttttatctttagttattaaattatttttttcttaatgcTCTAGACGAAGTGCTTTGATAATTCACCGACTTTGTGTTCTCTTGAATGCTGAGAGTCTATCGTGATCTTTCTATAATACTAGAAGGAGAATCTGATTTGGATTTTGCATCAATTATGGTTCAGATTGGTTGACTTTTCTGCGAGCTTGAATAGTAAGACGCAACACATGTAAATTCTGATATATATAAATTCATAGGTCTATAACCCACACCACCTTGTTGGCTGTAACGAAATATTTAAATGAAACAGCTTCATGGCTTTTGTAGTTAATATAGTGTATCTGCTTAGCTTTTATGGGAATAATGAAATCATTCTTTTGTGAATTGTTATTGCATAATTTGGTTGTGTTTTTTCTCTTTTGAGCAGACCTATAAAAATTAGGCTCTGGTTGCTGGTTGGACCGGTTCGATGGCTCTATATGAATTAGCAGTTTTTGATCCCTCTGATCCTGTTCTTGACCCAATGTGGAGACAGGGTATGTTTGTTATAATCATACTGATTGACATTGATATACATTTTAATATTTTGTGTACAATACTTAATAGGCCTTTAGCCAAGCCAGTGTAGTAGCCGAAAAATCATAACAATGTATTTCACTACCATAACATCGTTTGTGATACATCGAATCCCTCATTTTGTGGACTGCAATTTTATTTGTAGCTTCGTCGCAAGATGCaatataagaatttttttttttttttgtttcccacggtatcccccaatCCGGCAGGTCAATGACTAATCCGTCGcagtactgagctccatttaagggtttgccgttggccaatgggttgctgcatgcacaaggcgagattcgaacccccaacacttgcttaagcggactagtgagctaaccactagaccaacccaacttggtttaTAAGAATATTTTTTATCCAATTGTTTTTGTGTACATAAATCAGCCCATTTACCATCTATACTTTTGTAAAGAAAGACATCACATTATTTACGCATACAAGAAATTCTGCTGTATAATTCACTCCTGCTGTTGTTCAGGAGGAAGATGAATAATTTACATTCATAAAAAGATTTAGATGAGTTGGGTGAAACACCAAATGAGGTTGAGTCTCGGCTTCTGTCGGAACTGTTTCTTTGTCACACACCATGGACCAGGAAATGTGCTAAGCTGCATTATATGCCAATCAAGAATACAGTCAGCCACGTCACACTGATTTCTCAAAATGAAACACTatcaaataaatattaaaatcaaagacatctataaagaaaattaaaaaattcagctgaaattgaccatgaaattaaaaaatatacttttttggAGAGGgtgaatttaaattaatttgcTCGTGACCAGATAGGACAAATGGACAATTAAAAACACACGCATTGGAATACAGAGAAAAAACACACGCTTTATTTAACTAATTCCAATGCtagttcaaataaaaaaaaattcacctGAATTTCTAACTTAGAAAGGTGAATATAGAGAAAATTCTTAAGGTTAAATAAAAAGCCTTTATAGGAGAGAAAAGGGTATGAAGTCCTCAAAGAGTAGTACTTCCAATGTggactaaaattataatttagaaCCTTGAGATGCATAATTTTCAATATGAAACCTTCCAAGTTCCAAGTCTCAATGGTAGTTTTGTTGCTAATGCTGCTGCTAGAGACAGTCGAATTAAGTTTGACCTGAGCTCGCGCTCGATGCCTTCCCTTGAAGATGTCCTGCCCCAACTTCCTAGTCTCACTTTGTGTGTCCATGAATGGTTTCCTTTCTGTTGCTGTGACAGTCAAAATTAGGACATATTATAACTGGAAACAAAACATTCTATCAATTGGAGGCGGCATAATGATTTGAACAAATCAACAATGCTATTAATTAAGTTGGTACTTTCACTTGACGTGAAGCACAAGTGAAATTCAAAACACAAAATCAATCATTTTACAAATAATCCCATGCCTGGCATGATATGTGTGACTCTTCGAGTAAATGCCAGTTTCAAGGGGAGTGTAGGAGAGGGATTATAAGGCAAAAGTTCAACCCATTAATGAATGTGAATAAGAAGAAATTGTGAATAATACTTTCTCTACCAAAATATGCCCAATTTGGTATCCATCCAAAAGTTGGGGACCAGAGGAATTGAGACAGTGGCATAAATATATTCTCTGGCATAAATTTTCGTatctattatataaataattatctaaaagaataaatttaaataattttacaaaacatttttaattattagtaatatcaaattaaatttatttaacatAGTGCCATAGTAGCATCATAAATACTTttagaaaagtatatggaaccaaacaAAAGGTGATCagccaaaaagtaaacaaaaccgTTTAATTAGAATCACTTTTTGAATAATATATTTGAAAACTGCTCTTGGGATCACGAAACACAAACTAAAACCTGATTTTTCATGAAACCCAAACAcattttggctgatttttggctGATATGCTTTTGATTCCCTAATTGTTCTCACCCCACAAAAACACACTTACCTCAGTTACCTGCGCATAAAGTGCGAACATTAGCTGTCTCCTCCAACAATCACGCCTAAAAAggttctctctctatctctctctctctcaaaaaaaaaaagcttaacATCACAATTCGCAAGTACAAAACTCACATAAAACGCAAATCCCAttcgtttatttattttccttctttAATTGAGTTGAATAATGAACCGGAACTTAAAAAATCGGTGTGGTTctttaaaaaattgatttaaaaatttaatttttaaaaagttgctttttaaaaatatatattatattatatataaaaagttattttattatatattatttaataaactcatgttaaatttttaaaattttcaaagctCTAAATTTATCGATTCAATAATTGGTCTAGATATTATGTAACTTTACATAAATAGTTAAATGCATCTAAGCTAGCTGCTTTTTCATTGGTTAAgatgttaataaaaatttaaccATCCCTTTAA is from Arachis ipaensis cultivar K30076 chromosome B01, Araip1.1, whole genome shotgun sequence and encodes:
- the LOC110268565 gene encoding uncharacterized protein LOC110268565 isoform X1, which codes for MPLSQFLWSPTFGWIPNWAYFGRETTERKPFMDTQSETRKLGQDIFKGRHRARAQVKLNSTVSSSSISNKTTIETWNLEGFILKIMHLKLSTFPGPWCVTKKQFRQKPRLNLIWCFTQLI
- the LOC110268565 gene encoding uncharacterized protein LOC110268565 isoform X2 codes for the protein MPATERKPFMDTQSETRKLGQDIFKGRHRARAQVKLNSTVSSSSISNKTTIETWNLEGFILKIMHLKLSTFPGPWCVTKKQFRQKPRLNLIWCFTQLI
- the LOC110268565 gene encoding uncharacterized protein LOC110268565 isoform X3, with protein sequence MPLSQFLWSPTFGWIPNWAYFGRETTERKPFMDTQSETRKLGQDIFKGRHRARAQVKLNSTVSSSSISNKTTIETWNLEA